The following DNA comes from Janthinobacterium sp. TB1-E2.
CGGCGCGCTTCGGCGATTTTTTTCAACGCTTGCGGAATGAAGGACTGGCCGCCGAAGCCTGGATTGACGGACATGATCAGGATGATGTCGATCTTGTCCATCACGTGTTCCAGGTAGTGCAGCGGCGTGCCGGGGTTGAATACCAGGCCCGATTTGCAGCCATTGTCGCGGATCAGTTGCAAGGAGCGGTCGACGTGATCCGACGCTTCCGGGTGAAAGGTGATGATGTTCGCGCCAGCCTTGGCGAAATCCGGGATAATGCGATCGACAGGCTTGACCATCAGGTGCACGTCGATGGGCACTTGCACGTGCGGGCGGATCGCTTCGCACACCAGCGGGCCGATGGTCAGGTTCGGCACATAATGGTTATCCATCACGTCGAAGTGGATGATGTCGGCGCC
Coding sequences within:
- the rpe gene encoding ribulose-phosphate 3-epimerase; translation: MTTFRIAPSILSADFARLGEEVRNVVTAGADIIHFDVMDNHYVPNLTIGPLVCEAIRPHVQVPIDVHLMVKPVDRIIPDFAKAGANIITFHPEASDHVDRSLQLIRDNGCKSGLVFNPGTPLHYLEHVMDKIDIILIMSVNPGFGGQSFIPQALKKIAEARRMIDESGRDIMLEVDGGIKIDNIAAAAAAGADTFVAGSAIFGKPDYKAVIDAMRAELAAVKGA